From a region of the Sciurus carolinensis unplaced genomic scaffold, mSciCar1.2, whole genome shotgun sequence genome:
- the LOC124975322 gene encoding olfactory receptor 7G2-like, which translates to MSPIFGLRFIFCMEPRNQTAVSELLLLELTDDPALKSILFSLFLSMYLVTVLGNLIIILAVNSEPHLHTPMYFFLSKLSFTDIFLSTSTNPKKLVNIHSKIWGISYTGCLSQVFFVLAFLVSENCLLTAMAYDRYVAICHPLMYTIIMNPSLCVMLVLISLFISIVDALLHSLMVLQLSFCTDLQIPHFFCELAQVIKPACSDTLINNILIYVFSILLGGSALFGIIASYAQMVCFLLRIPSTGRKYKAFSTCGSHLLGVSSFYGTGFGVYISSTVTESSTKTAVASMM; encoded by the coding sequence ATGTCTCCTATCTTTGGCCTTAGATTCATCTTTTGCATGGAACCAAGAAACCAAACAGCTGTTTCAGAATTACTTCTCCTGGAACTGACAGATGATCCAGCACTGAAGTCCATCCTCTTCAGCCTCTTCCTGTCCATGTATCTAGTCACAGTGCTTGGAAACCTGATTATCATTCTGGCTGTGAATTCTGAACCCcacctccacactcccatgtacttcttcctctccaaactGTCCTTTACTGATATCTTCTTGAGCACAAGCACCAACCCAAAGAAGCTGGTGAACATCCATTCAAAGATTTGGGGCATCTCCTAcacaggctgcctctcccaggtctTCTTTGTCTTGGCTTTTCTTGTCTCAGAGAACTGTCTCCTCACagcaatggcctatgaccgctatgtggccatttgtcacccaCTGATGTACACCATCATCATGAATCCTTCCCTTTGTGTGATGCTGGTTCTGATCTCTCTGTTCATAAGCATTGTGGATGCCCTCCTCCACAGTCTGATGGTGCTACAACTGTCTTTCTGCACAGACTTGCAGAttccccacttcttctgtgaacttgctcaggTCATCAAACCTGCATGTTCTGACACTCTCATCAATAACATTTTGATATATGTTTTCTCTATCTTATTGGGTGGTAGTGCTCTGTTTGGGATCATTGCTTCATATGCTCAAATGGTCTGTTTCCTTTTGAGAATTCCATCAACTGGCAGAAAatataaagccttttccacctgtgggtctcatcTCTTAGGTGTTTCTTCATTTTATGGGACAGGTTTTGGAGTGTACATTAGCTCTACAGTTACTGAGTCATCCACAAAAACTGCTGTGGCTTCAATGATGTAA